The following proteins are co-located in the Phyllostomus discolor isolate MPI-MPIP mPhyDis1 chromosome 1, mPhyDis1.pri.v3, whole genome shotgun sequence genome:
- the SLC39A9 gene encoding zinc transporter ZIP9 isoform X2, with product MLLVDQIGSSHVHSTDDPEAARSSNSKITTTLGLVVHAAADGVALGAAASTSQTSVQLIVFVAIMLHKAPAAFGLVSFLMHAGLERNRIRKHLLVFALAAPVMSMVTFLGLSKSSKEALSEVNATGVAMLFSAGTFLYVATVHVLPEVGGMGHSHKPDPTGGRGLSRLEVAALVLGCLIPLILSVGHQH from the exons ATGTTGCTGGTGGACCAGATTGGCAGTTCCCATGTGCATTCTACTGATG ATCCAGAAGCAGCAAGGTCTAGCAACTCCAAAATCACCACCACGCTGGGTCTGGTCGTCCATGCTGCAG CTGATGGTGTTGCATTGGGAGCAGCAGCTTCTACGTCACAGACTAGTGTTCAGTTAATTGTGTTTGTGGCAATAATGCTACATAAG gcaCCAGCTGCTTTCGGTCTGGTTTCGTTCTTAATGCATGCCGGCCTAGAGCGGAATCGAATCAGAAAGCACTTACTGGTCTTTGCACTGGCAGCACCAGTTATGTCCATGGTGACTTTTTTAGGACTAAGTAAG AGCAGTAAAGAAGCCCTTTCAGAGGTCAATGCCACTGGAGTGGCCATGCTTTTCTCTGCCGGGACATTTCTTTATGTTGCCACAGTACACGTCCTCCCTGAGGTGGGCGGAATGGGGCACAGTCACAAACCCGACCCCACTGGAGGGAGAGGCCTCAGCCGCCTGGAGGTGGCAGCCCTGGTCCTGGGTTGCCTCATCCCACTCATCCTGTCAGTAGGGCACCAGCATTAA